A window of the Bradyrhizobium ottawaense genome harbors these coding sequences:
- a CDS encoding DUF3850 domain-containing protein, whose translation MKRRYKKSWTHFFQAIKGGRKLHDVREDDGYQIGDILVLQEFDNINGRYTGAEIEVEVTYITNRTVPCAFSSAVLSPGHCILSLKVLA comes from the coding sequence ATGAAGCGGCGGTATAAAAAATCCTGGACCCACTTCTTCCAGGCGATCAAGGGCGGCCGAAAGTTGCACGACGTCCGCGAAGACGACGGCTATCAAATCGGCGACATCCTAGTCTTGCAGGAGTTCGACAACATCAACGGGCGCTATACGGGCGCCGAGATCGAGGTCGAGGTCACCTACATCACCAACCGCACCGTGCCGTGCGCGTTCTCCAGCGCCGTGCTGTCGCCCGGTCACTGCATCCTGAGCCTGAAGGTGTTGGCATGA